One Paralysiella testudinis genomic window, AATACTCAAGTTATCGACACGCGTTTAAGCGAAGAGCATAACTGCATCCGCCGTCGCCGTCGCTGTATGGCCTGCGATAAGCGCTTTAGCACCATGGAAAGCGTGGAAATGCGTATGCCGTTAATCATCAAACGCACCGGTGAAAAAGTACTGTTCGACCCGGCCAAACTGCACACCAGCCTTAACCGCGCCCTGCATAAGCGCCCCATCGACAGCGAAACCGTGGAAGACACCATCGCCGCCATCGAAAGCCGCCTGTATCATTTGGGCGTGAAAGAAATTTCCAGCCAGGCCATCGGCGAAATGATGCTCGACGAATTAGCCCTGCTTGACGAAGTGGCTTATGTGCGCTTTGCTTCGGTTTACAAAAGTTTTCACGATGTTTCCGAATTTACCCAACTCATTGCTTCTTTAAATAAAAAATAATCCACAGCGTCTCAGCCAAGCGCACTTTCAGGCTGCCTGAAAAGGCATTGCCGCCACCGGGCGCGTGGGCAGCCAACGGCAAAATTGCTATACTGGCGCAATCTGTATTTTTTGTGAGAACGGACTTCCCCATGTTCAAACCCGCGCTGCCCGCCATCGCCATTGCCGCACTGCTGGCACTGGCCGCTTGCTCCGATAAAAATGACACCTCTGTATCCCTGAGCGCCAGCGAAGCCGTTGCCGCCAGTACCGCCGCCCAGCCTGCCAGCGCCGAACAAACCCTAACCAGCAGCGATGGCAAAATCAGCATCACCACCGCCAACAGCCAGTTCACCGACCAACTGGCCAATGCGGCTCAATGGATGGGTGCCGACGCCCAATCCGGCTTGGTGCTGTTGCAGCGCGATGACAACAGCGGCATTACCTTATCGGTAAGCAATTTGGGTGCGCCCAAAAAGAGTGCCGATGTTTATTTCAAGCAATTGGCTGAAACGCTGAAAGCCGACAGCACATTGCAAGACGTCAACACCGGCGTCGCCACCGAAAACCGCATGAACTACCGCTTTGCGCATGAACAAGACGGCAGCACGCTGAACGAAAACTGCGTGGCCATCTACGAAGCCAGCGGCCTCTACATTGCCTGCGCCAGCAGCGACAGCGCCAGCCAACAACAATTGGCCGATGCCTTAAAAAGCATCAGCCTCAAGCCTTAATTTTAAGACCGAAATTGATGACTGCCTTTAGCACCACCGACACCCGGCTGATGCAAACCGCCCTTGACCTCGCTTGGCAAGGGCGGTTTTCTACCAGCCCCAATCCGCGCGTGGGCTGCGTAATTGCCCACGGCGGCCAAATCGTGAGCGAAGGCTTTCATCTGCGCGCCGGCGAGCCGCACGCCGAAGTACATGCCTTGCGTCAAGCCGGTACCCATGCCCAAGGTGCCACCGCCTACGTCACACTGGAGCCGTGCAGCCACACCGGCCGCACCGGCCCCTGCGCCCAAGCCTTGATTAACGCCGGTATCCGCCGCGTGGTGGCCGCCATGCAAGACCCCAACCCATTGGTGGGCGGCCAAGGCTTTGCTATGCTGCGTGCCGCCGGCATCGAAGTACAATCGGGCTTGCTGGAAACCGAAGCACGCGCCCTAAACCGCGGTTTTTTGTCGCGCATCGAGCGTGACCGCCCGTTTGTGCGCCTGAAAGTGGCCGCCAGCCTTGACGGCAAAACGGCTCTCAGCGATGGCCGCAGCCAATGGATTACTGGTGCCGAAGCCCGGCACGATGTGCAAATCCTGCGCGCCGAAAGCTGCGCCGTACTCACCGGCATCGGCACCATTCTGGCCGACAACCCGCGGCTCAACGTGCGCGCCTTTGCTGCGCTACGCCAACCAACACGCATCGTATTAGACAGCCACGCCCGCACCCCGCCCGGCAGCCACATCATCCAAGACAGCGGCAGCCCCACTGTGCTGGTACACGCCAGCACCACCCGCCCCAAGCACACCGCACTGCCACCGCATGTATCGCACCTCAGCGCGCCTACTGATGCCGATGGCCGCATTCATCTGCCCGCCTTATTGCCCTTATTGGCCCAACAAGGCTATGGCGAAATTTTGGTGGAAGCGGGCGGCACCTTAAACAGCGCCTTCTTAGAGCAAGATTGGGTAGACGAAATCGTGCTTTACCAAGCCCCGAAAATCCTCGGCCATACCGGCCAAAGCGCCTTCAGGCTGCCTGAAAACCCGCAAGCCTTAAACGAAGCGGGCTGGCACAGCCATAGTGTCAGCCCATTGGGCAATGACATCAAATGGGTGCTCACACGCCTAAACAGACCCTAGACTGGTCAAGGCAAAAACGCTATGATGCCCCAATGCTGTAGCGCAACATCATCCATAAGGCCAACCCATGCGAATTCTACTCACCGGATCCAAAGGCCAAGTCGGCCAATGTTTTAAAGACAGGCTGCCTGAAGACTGGGAGCTGATTGCCACCGACTCCAAAACGCTGGACATCACCGATGCGGGCAATGTGCTCAATATGGTGAAAACCTTCGAGCCCGATGCCGTCATCAACACCGCCGCCTACACCCAAGTAGACAAAGCCGAAAGCAACGCCGCCAAAGCCTTTGCGGTAAACGCCAGCGGCACCCTAAATCTGGCGCGTGCCGCCAAAGCCGCCGGTGCCCGCTTTATCCATTTGTCTACCGACTATGTATTCGACGGCAGCCACAACAGCCCCATCGCCGAAGACTGTCCGCCCAATCCGCTCAATGTTTACGGCCAATCCAAGCTGGCTGGCGAACTCTTGGCATTGGCCGAACACACCGA contains:
- the nrdR gene encoding transcriptional regulator NrdR, with the protein product MKCPFCQHANTQVIDTRLSEEHNCIRRRRRCMACDKRFSTMESVEMRMPLIIKRTGEKVLFDPAKLHTSLNRALHKRPIDSETVEDTIAAIESRLYHLGVKEISSQAIGEMMLDELALLDEVAYVRFASVYKSFHDVSEFTQLIASLNKK
- a CDS encoding cytochrome C, which translates into the protein MFKPALPAIAIAALLALAACSDKNDTSVSLSASEAVAASTAAQPASAEQTLTSSDGKISITTANSQFTDQLANAAQWMGADAQSGLVLLQRDDNSGITLSVSNLGAPKKSADVYFKQLAETLKADSTLQDVNTGVATENRMNYRFAHEQDGSTLNENCVAIYEASGLYIACASSDSASQQQLADALKSISLKP
- the ribD gene encoding bifunctional diaminohydroxyphosphoribosylaminopyrimidine deaminase/5-amino-6-(5-phosphoribosylamino)uracil reductase RibD; the encoded protein is MTAFSTTDTRLMQTALDLAWQGRFSTSPNPRVGCVIAHGGQIVSEGFHLRAGEPHAEVHALRQAGTHAQGATAYVTLEPCSHTGRTGPCAQALINAGIRRVVAAMQDPNPLVGGQGFAMLRAAGIEVQSGLLETEARALNRGFLSRIERDRPFVRLKVAASLDGKTALSDGRSQWITGAEARHDVQILRAESCAVLTGIGTILADNPRLNVRAFAALRQPTRIVLDSHARTPPGSHIIQDSGSPTVLVHASTTRPKHTALPPHVSHLSAPTDADGRIHLPALLPLLAQQGYGEILVEAGGTLNSAFLEQDWVDEIVLYQAPKILGHTGQSAFRLPENPQALNEAGWHSHSVSPLGNDIKWVLTRLNRP